The Dioscorea cayenensis subsp. rotundata cultivar TDr96_F1 chromosome 19, TDr96_F1_v2_PseudoChromosome.rev07_lg8_w22 25.fasta, whole genome shotgun sequence genome includes a window with the following:
- the LOC120284111 gene encoding uncharacterized protein LOC120284111, whose amino-acid sequence MRPMPISSSCGSSDHDVTMVGQRYEDAKHFKEVLCDFAIKCNFNFHFIKNDKDRVTIVCTAGGCPWRVHASREGNLATFKIKTSQGGHTCGGGIATASHPKASKRWVCKQVLNKLRDYPLYQVVDIQRDILRDHDVHLQYKQAWMGKEMLREVLHGSDIANCDLLLLYAAAGKVAKTNQGSIVKIDWDGERFKHGFFCFHASLDGFRKGCRPLLFLDGIHFLGRYGGILLGTIGKDGNEGFFHLAFAIVDNETNENWTWFISTLGDALYGKKNYNKIITFISDKSKGLINAIVRVFPSSPHGYYL is encoded by the coding sequence ATGCGACCTATGCCAATCTCTAGTTCTTGCGGAAGCTCTGATCATGATGTGACAATGGTTGGCCAACGTTATGAAGATGCAAAACACTTCAAGGAGGTTCTATGCGATTTTGCTATCAAatgcaattttaattttcatttcataaaaaatgacaaagatAGAGTTACTATTGTATGCACTGCGGGTGGCTGCCCATGGAGAGTCCATGCCTCAAGAGAAGGTAATCTTGCTAcgtttaaaatcaaaacatcacAGGGTGGTCATACATGTGGTGGAGGCATTGCGACAGCATCTCATCCAAAAGCTTCAAAGAGATGGGTTTGTAAGCAGGTACTTAACAAACTCCGGGATTATCCACTATATCAGGTTGTGGATATACAACGGGATATACTGCGTGATCACGATGTTCATCTTCAATACAAACAAGCTTGGATGGGTAAAGAGATGTTGCGGGAGGTTCTACATGGAAGTGATATCGCAAACTGCgatttattactattatacgCGGCTGCGGGCAAGGTTGCTAAAACTAACCAAGGAAGCATTGTCAAAATTGATTGGGATGGTGAGCGGTTTAAGCATGGTTTTTTCTGTTTCCATGCAAGCCTTGATGGTTTCCGAAAGGGTTGTAGACCACTGTTATTCCTTGATGGAATTCATTTTCTTGGTAGATATGGTGGTATCCTACTAGGCACCATAGGCAAGGATGGTAATGAAGGTTTCTTTCATTTAGCTTTTGCTATTGTGGACAATGAGACAAACGAGAATTGGACGTGGTTTATATCGACTTTGGGTGATGCATTATATggtaaaaaaaactataacaaaATCATTACGTTCATCTCAGACAAGTCGAAGGGCCTTATCAATGCTATTGTGAGGGTATTCCCTTCCTCCCCGCATGGTTACTATCTATGA